GTCGGCGACGGCCGCTTTGCCGAAATGGGGGTTGTGGAAAAACAGGTCCGGGTACTGGTGGCCCTTGAACTGCTGCGGGACAAGTAGGTCATGGATGCTGCAACACCCTGTATGATTCGGTGTGCGGGCTGCCGGTCGGCAATGATCTGGTCAATCCCCCATGCCCGGTCTGGGCCTGCGATCCGGATGGGCGATTTTTATCAGCACCAGTGCCAGGACAATGGCCGGAATACCCATGACAGCGGTGATCAGAAAAAAGCCGGCCCAGCCGGTGTGCTGTGCCAGCACACCGGTAAATCCCCCGGCAAATTGACCCGGAAGGGTCATCAATGAGCTGAGCAGGGCGTACTGGGTGGCGGTGTAGGCGCTGTTGGTCAGGCTGGACAGATAGGCCAGAAACACTGAAATGGCCAGTCCGCCGGTGATGTTGTCGGCAATAATGGCAACGGCCAGCCCATGGATCTCCGGGCCGGTGACGGCCAGCCAGGCAAAGAGCAGGTTGGTGGCCGGGGCCATGAACGCGGTAAACAAAAGCATGACCGCAATGCCAGAGCGCGCGGTCAAAAGGCCGCCCGCGGCCGCGCCCAAAAGGGTCATGGCCAGGCCGAATGCGGCTGCCACGTTTGCGATCTGGGTTTTGTCAAATCCGAGATCCAGGTAAAAGGGATTGGCCATGACCCCCATAAAAATGTCACTGATGCGGAACAGGGCCACAAAAACCAGTATGGCCAAAGACGCCTTGCCGTAGCGCTTGAAAAAATCGGCAAACGGGCAGATCACGGCGCTGATGAGCCACGCGGTCACCCGCCGCCGGATCCCGGTATGCCGGGTGGTTTCCAGGTAGCGGATGACGGTTTCCTCCAGTTCCCGGGTTTTGCCGTTGATATTGACCTCTGG
Above is a window of Desulfosalsimonas propionicica DNA encoding:
- a CDS encoding AmpG family muropeptide MFS transporter, coding for MTQDFPNSGAPYRGWRVYLHPRVTGMLFLGFSAGLPLLLVGGTFTAWLRDLGVELAAIGFLSWVGIAHSIKVFWAPVVDRAPLPWLTRVLGRRRAWMLAAQTAVGLSFLGMAAADPVDQLWLVAVWAVIAALGSATQDVAVDAYRVEAVARHLQAAMAAAYVTGYRIALLVAGAGVLHIAAVGSWSLAYGVMGVLMAVGIITTLLTGEPEVNINGKTRELEETVIRYLETTRHTGIRRRVTAWLISAVICPFADFFKRYGKASLAILVFVALFRISDIFMGVMANPFYLDLGFDKTQIANVAAAFGLAMTLLGAAAGGLLTARSGIAVMLLFTAFMAPATNLLFAWLAVTGPEIHGLAVAIIADNITGGLAISVFLAYLSSLTNSAYTATQYALLSSLMTLPGQFAGGFTGVLAQHTGWAGFFLITAVMGIPAIVLALVLIKIAHPDRRPRPGMGD